GCCGTCCGGTTTTGTGGCAGCGCGATCAGCGAAATCTCGCGGCCGTAGTCCGGCTCGCCCCGGTGCGTGGCGCGGCGGAACGAATAGAAGCGGTCGGGCTGGCTATAGGTATCCTCGCCCAGCATGGCGACCGTGCCGACGCCCGCGGCGTGGAGCCGCGCGGCGACGTAGCCTTCCAGATCGAACCAGGCGTGCCCCGCCTTGCCGGCGCGGAAGAAGCGCGCGTTGGCCGGGTCGGCGGCCAGGAAGCGGTCCTCGAAGGTGGCGTCCACCTCGTAGCTTTTCTGCGCGATGCACGGGCCGACGACGGCGGCGATGTCCGCGCGGCTGGCGCCCAGCGCTTCCATCGCCGTGATGGTATTGTCGGTCACTCCGCCGAACGCGCCTTTCCAGCCGGCGTGCGCCGCGCCGATCACCCCGGCTTTTGCGTCATGGAAAAGCACGGGGGCGCAATCGGCGGTGAGAATGCCCAGCACCACGCCGGGCAGGCGGGTGACGAGCGCGTCGGCCTTCGGGCGGTCGCTCTCGGGCCACGGCTCGGTCACCGTCACCACGTCGGGCGAATGGATCTGATAGGCACAGACGAGCCGGCCGCCGGGAAGGACGGCTTCGCTTGCGCGGCGGCGGTTCTCGGCCGTGGCGGCGGGATCGTCCTCGCTGCCCCAGCCGACGTTGAGGCCGGCGAGCAGCCCTTCGCTCACCCCGCCGCGCCGGCCCAGGAAGCCATGCGCCGTGCCGCCCAGCGCCGGGTGGGTGAGCACGTCCACGCCGGCGGTGCCCGCAACCTCTCCCACCTCAGCTGTCCAGGCTGCGCGTGACCTGTTCGCGCACGTCGCGCGACAGCGTGGAGCAGGCGGCGATGCGTTCCAGCTCCGCCCGCATCAGCGCGGCGCGGCCCGGCTCCACCTTGCGCCAGCGGCCCAGCGGCGGCACGAAGCGCGCGGCGGTGTTGGCGTTGATCGGATCCAGCGCCAGGATCAGGTCCGCGATTAGGCGATAGCCTTCGCCGTCGGGATTGTGGAACGCCTGCGGGTTGGCCGCGAACGCCATGTAGAGCGAGCGCACCCGGTTGGGGTTGGTCATGGTGAAGTCCGGATGGGCGGCCAGCGCCTTCACGTGCGAGATCGCCTGCGGGTGCAGCGAGCCCGCCTGGAGCGAGAACCACTTGTCGATCACCAGCATGTTGCCGGCGAAGCGCTGGTGGAAATCGGCCAGCGCCGCCTCGCGCTCGGGTGCGGACAGGCCGCACAGCACCATCAGCGCGCCCTGCCGGTCGGTCATGTTGTCGGCCGCGTCGTATTGCGCCTTGGCGCGCCGGGCGGCTTCGGCGGGGTCGGCCGCGGCCAGATAGACCAGCGCCTGCGTCTTCAGCTTGCGCGCGCCGCGCGCGGCGGCGTCGAGGCTGTAGGGCACGGCGGAGCAGCGATCATGAAGCGCGATGATCTCCGCCCGCAACCGCGTGCCGAGGTGCTGCTTCAGCGCTTCGCGTTCGGCATGGACGCGCGAGGGATCGACCCCGGCGATCTGTTCGGCGAGATAGGCTTCGCCGGGCAGGATCACCAGTTCGCCGCGCATCAGGTCGTCGAGTTTGGCGTCGGCCAGGATCGTGCCGAAGGCTTCGGTAATCGCCGCTTCGCCGGTCGCGCGCGCGGCATCGTCGAGCGTGCCGGTCACCGCCGCGACAAGATGCTGGACGACCAGCTGCTGCATCGCCTCGTACCGGGCGAAGGGATCGTCGTCATGTTCGGCCAGGAACACGAGGTCGGCCGTCGTCGCCGGGCTGGTGATCGCCACGGGCGCGGAAAAGCACCGGTTGATCGACAGCACTGGTGCCTCGGCATGGCCTTCGAACGTGAAGGCCTGTTCCGCCTCTTCCAGCACCAGCAGGTGCTCGCCCCGGTGCGTGCCGGTGGCGCGGTCGAACAGCGCGGTGCGCAGCGGGATCGGCATCGGCTGCTTGACCGGCTGGCCGGGCGTGAGCGGCACAGTCTGGCGGAGCGTGAGCGTGACGGTGCCCGATGCCGCGTCGTGCGCCAGCGCCGCGTTCACCCTGGGCGTGCCGGCCTGTTCGTACCAGCGGCGGAATTTCGTGAGGTCCAGCCCTGCCCCGTCCTCGATCGCCTTGACGAAATCCTCGCAGGTCGCCGCCTCGCCATCGTGGCGCGCGAAATAGAGGTCGGTGCCCTTGCGGAAGCGTTCCGGCCCGGCCAGCACGGTCATCATGCGGATGACTTCGGCGCCCTTGTTATAGACCGTGGCGGTGTAGAAATTCGAGATTTCCGCGTAGCTGTCGGGCCGGATGGGGTGGGCAAGCGGCCCCGAATCCTCGGGAAACTGCGCCGCGCGCAGCACGCGCACGTCCTCGATCCGCTTGACCGGCGGCGATCCGCGATCGGCGCTGAACTGCTGGTCGCGCAGCACGGTGAAGCCTTCCTTGAGGCTGAGCTGGAACCAGTCGCGGCAGGTCACGCGGTTGCCCGACCAGTTGTGAAAGTATTCATGCGCGACCACGCCTTCGATCGCGTCGTAGTCCGCATCGGTCGCGGTTTCCGGATCGGCCAGGATGTAGCGCGTGTTGAAGACGTTGAGACCCTTGTTCTCCATCGCGCCG
The Novosphingobium sp. EMRT-2 genome window above contains:
- the pgeF gene encoding peptidoglycan editing factor PgeF, which translates into the protein MGEVAGTAGVDVLTHPALGGTAHGFLGRRGGVSEGLLAGLNVGWGSEDDPAATAENRRRASEAVLPGGRLVCAYQIHSPDVVTVTEPWPESDRPKADALVTRLPGVVLGILTADCAPVLFHDAKAGVIGAAHAGWKGAFGGVTDNTITAMEALGASRADIAAVVGPCIAQKSYEVDATFEDRFLAADPANARFFRAGKAGHAWFDLEGYVAARLHAAGVGTVAMLGEDTYSQPDRFYSFRRATHRGEPDYGREISLIALPQNRTA
- the pepN gene encoding aminopeptidase N, translating into MNDLANPPSASQATPAIDAPAPAQPAVIHRADYQPPVWLVPEIALDFALSLTETRVQATLSVERNPAGDGARTLRLDGDSLRPASVTVDGLPHNDWRMDGDALLIDLPGGKHQIGIETLVDPTANTQLSGLYASGGMLCTQCEAEGFRRITFFPDRPDVLSRYTVRMTGDKARFPVLLSNGNPVSQGEGPDGTHWAEWHDPWPKPSYLFALVAGDLVPTRDSFTTRSGRKVDLAIWVRAGDETRTGHAMRSLIASMKWDEDVYGREYDLDLFNIVAVSDFNAGAMENKGLNVFNTRYILADPETATDADYDAIEGVVAHEYFHNWSGNRVTCRDWFQLSLKEGFTVLRDQQFSADRGSPPVKRIEDVRVLRAAQFPEDSGPLAHPIRPDSYAEISNFYTATVYNKGAEVIRMMTVLAGPERFRKGTDLYFARHDGEAATCEDFVKAIEDGAGLDLTKFRRWYEQAGTPRVNAALAHDAASGTVTLTLRQTVPLTPGQPVKQPMPIPLRTALFDRATGTHRGEHLLVLEEAEQAFTFEGHAEAPVLSINRCFSAPVAITSPATTADLVFLAEHDDDPFARYEAMQQLVVQHLVAAVTGTLDDAARATGEAAITEAFGTILADAKLDDLMRGELVILPGEAYLAEQIAGVDPSRVHAEREALKQHLGTRLRAEIIALHDRCSAVPYSLDAAARGARKLKTQALVYLAAADPAEAARRAKAQYDAADNMTDRQGALMVLCGLSAPEREAALADFHQRFAGNMLVIDKWFSLQAGSLHPQAISHVKALAAHPDFTMTNPNRVRSLYMAFAANPQAFHNPDGEGYRLIADLILALDPINANTAARFVPPLGRWRKVEPGRAALMRAELERIAACSTLSRDVREQVTRSLDS